CTCCAATGGCGGGGATTAATAATAAAGCCTTCCTAACAACAGCGAAAGAGTTTGGAGCAGGACTTGTTGTTACTGAAATGATTTCCGATAAAGGTATCGAGCACCGCAACAAAAAAACGCTACAAATGATGGACTTTGAAGGCGTACCACATCCACTTTCAATGCAAATTTTTGGTGGTGAAGTTGATACACTGGTTGAAGCAGCAAAATTTGTTCAAGAAAATACAGTAGCAGACATTATTGATATCAATATGGGCTGTCCCGTTCCGAAGGTAACAAAAAATGAAGCGGGAAGTCGCTTGCTTCTTGATCCAGATAAGGTTTACGATGTAGTGAAAGCTGTCAGCTCTGCGATTGATTTACCACTGACTGTAAAAATTCGCATCGGTTGGGATTCTGACCATCTCTATGCGGTTGAAAACGCCAAAGCCATTGAAGCAGCGGGTGGTGCAGCTGTTGCAATGCACGCACGGACACGTGCGCAACTCTATGAAGGTAAAGCAGACTGGACCTGGCTTGAAAAAGTAGCAAGCAACATTAACATTCCTTTCATCGGAAACGGCGATGTTAAAACACCTGAAGATGCTAAACGTATGATTGATGAAACAGGTGTTGATGCAGTCATGATTGGTCGAGCAGC
This window of the Lactococcus garvieae subsp. garvieae genome carries:
- the dusB gene encoding tRNA dihydrouridine synthase DusB; this encodes MTMDSKYTRPWKIGDIEIANKIVLAPMAGINNKAFLTTAKEFGAGLVVTEMISDKGIEHRNKKTLQMMDFEGVPHPLSMQIFGGEVDTLVEAAKFVQENTVADIIDINMGCPVPKVTKNEAGSRLLLDPDKVYDVVKAVSSAIDLPLTVKIRIGWDSDHLYAVENAKAIEAAGGAAVAMHARTRAQLYEGKADWTWLEKVASNINIPFIGNGDVKTPEDAKRMIDETGVDAVMIGRAALGNPWMLHRTEHYLRTGELLPEPTVDEKMRIAKIHLQRLVDLKGDNLASREFRQHAAYYLKGAKRAAKVKVAVNQAETQAEIVKILDDFVAQN